The following proteins are co-located in the Primulina tabacum isolate GXHZ01 chromosome 11, ASM2559414v2, whole genome shotgun sequence genome:
- the LOC142518344 gene encoding ABC transporter E family member 2 yields the protein MADQKLTRIAIVSSDKCKPKKCRQECKKSCPVVKTGKLCIEVTPASKIAFISEELCIGCGICVKKCPFEAIQIINLPKDLDKDTTHRYGPNTFKLHRLPVPRPGQVLGLVGTNGIGKSTALKVLAGKLKPNLGRFNNPPDWQEILTYFRGSELQNYFTRILEDNLKAIIKPQYVDHIPKAVQGNVGQVLTQKDERDVKEELCVDLELTQVMDRNVGDLSGGELQRFAIAVVAIQNAEIYMFDEPSSYLDVKQRLKAAQVIRSLLRPNSYVIVVEHDLSVLDYLSDFICCLYGRPGVYGVVTLPFSVREGINIFLAGFVPTENLRFRDESLTFRVAETPQESAEEIETYARYKYPTMTKTQGNFQLKVVEGEFTDSQIIVMLGENGTGKTTFIRMLAGLLKPDSVEGSDVEIPEFNVSYKPQKISPKFQSTVRILLHQKIRDSYMHPQFVSDVMKPLLIEQLMDQEVVNLSGGELQRVALTLCLGKPADIYLIDEPSAYLDSEQRIVASKVIKRFILHAKKTAFVVEHDFIMATYLADRVIVYEGKPSIDCIANSPQSLLTGMNLFLSHLDITFRRDPTNYRPRINKLDSTKDREQKSAGSYYYLDD from the exons ATGGCGGATCAGAAACTGACACGTATCGCTATAGTGAGCTCCGATAAGTGCAAGCCGAAAAAATGTCGCCAGGAGTGCAAAAAAAGCTGCCCTGTTGTCAAAACCG GCAAACTTTGCATTGAGGTGACTCCTGCATCGAAGATTGCTTTCATCTCTGAGGAGTTGTGTATTGGGTGTGGTATATGTGTGAAG AAATGTCCATTCGAAGCCATCCAGATTATCAATCTGCCAAAAGACCTCGATAAGGATACCACACATCGTTATGGTCCCAACACCTTTAAATTGCATAG aTTACCTGTTCCAAGACCTGGTCAAGTTCTTGGCTTGGTTGGAACTAATGGCATTGGAAAATCAACTGCTCTGAAAGTTTTGGCTGGCAAATTGAAGCCTAACTTGGGACGCTTTAAT AACCCTCCTGATTGGCAGGAAATTTTGACATACTTTCGAGGATCTGAGCTGCAAAACTATTTTACGCGTATCCTTGAAGATAATTTGAAG GCAATCATCAAGCCACAATATGTGGACCACATACCGAAAGCTGTTCAAGGGAATGTTGGGCAAGTTCTTACTCAGAAAGACGAGAGAGATGTAAAAGAAGAACTTTGTGTTGATCTTGAGCTGACTCAGGTCATGGACCGCAATGTGGGAGATTTATCTGGTGGAGAGCTTCAGAGATTTGCTATAGCTGTTGTTGCTATACAGAATGCTGAGATTTATATGTTTGATGAGCCCTCAAGTTATCTTGATGTGAAGCAGAGGCTCAAAGCTGCTCAAGTTATCAGATCTTTGCTCCGACCCAACAG CTATGTCATTGTTGTGGAGCATGATCTTAGTGTACTTGATTATTTATCGGACTTCATCTGCTGCCTTTATGGGAGGCCTGGTGTATATGGGGTTGTAACACTCCCGTTCTCCGTCAGAGAGGGAATCAATATATTTCTGGCTGGATTTGTCCCAACAGAGAATCTAAGATTTCGGGATGAATCTCTTACTTTTAGG GTTGCAGAAACTCCCCAGGAAAGTGCCGAGGAAATCGAGACATACGCGAGGTATAAGTATCCAACCATGACTAAAACTCAGGGTAATTTTCAACTGAAGGTTGTGGAAGGGGAGTTCACTGATTCTCAAATCATTGTCATGCTTGGCGAAAACGGGACAGGGAAGACAACGTTCATTAGGATGCTG GCCGGTCTTTTGAAACCTGACTCAGTAGAAGGCTCAGATGTAGAGATTCCAGAATTCAATGTTTCTTACAAGCCACAGAAGATCAGTCCGAAATTCCAATCTACTGTTAGAATACTGTTACATCAAAAAATACGTGATTCTTATATGCATCCGCAGTTCGTATCAGATGTGATGAAGCCTCTCCTAATTGAGCAACTAATGGATCAAGAAGTCGTGAATCTTTCTGGTGGAGAATTGCAAAGAGTTGCTTTGACCCTCTGCCTTGGAAAG CCCGCCGACATATATTTAATAGATGAACCGAGTGCATATCTAGACTCTGAGCAGCGTATTGTTGCTTCAAAAGTCATTAAGAGATTTATACTTCATGCAAAGAAGACCGCATTTGTTGTCGAGCACGACTTCATAATGGCAACATACCTTGCAGACAGGGTTATTGTGTACGAGGGTAAGCCATCCATAGATTGCATTGCCAATTCGCCTCAATCTTTGCTGACAGGAATGAACCTATTCTTATCC CATCTAGACATTACTTTTAGACGAGATCCGACAAATTATCGTCCAAGAATCAACAAACTGGACTCGACCAAGGACCGGGAGCAGAAGTCTGCAGGATCATATTATTATTTGGACGACTAA